AGATAAAAAGCCATGTGGAAATAAGTACAAAAATAGCTACCGTGACAAATTATGCAATCCATCTACTCACTAAGTTCTTTGTTGCCTATATAAAAATTATAACCTTTACACATTGCATATAGTCCACCAAAACTTTCTGTGCCCCTCCTGTCTTCAGTTTGGCCACCCAGCCACACATAGACCATCTGACTTTCAacacccttctttctctttatgtaAACTCCAAGTCAAAAGCTGGCCAGCCATGGCAAATAAAATGTTTTCTTGAAGCATGTTaagtgtgcacacacacacacacacacacacacacacacacacacacacacacacacacacacacacacacacacacacacacacacacacacacacacacacacacacacacacacacacacacacacacacacacacacacacacacacacacacacacacacacacactaatggtaGGTCTTTTGCTGACCATactttttgtctcttccttcttaatttttatGCTCAAGTACACTATATTAGTTGAAAAGTGCAGACTGGGGATTTCCCATAGGTGGGATGGAGGTGGTGTGATTTGAATACAAAATACTTATGAGAATTGAGATTAATCAAATTTACTGGGACTGAATATGTACCAAATTGTCAGAAACATGTATGGTGTGCCATACTTCTGGTGGCCACACCTGTCAATTGGCTTAATGATGGAGTGAATAAACTCACCAGATTTGTGTAAACATAGAAAGCACTGCCAAATTTCCATGGCTAAATATaattgaatacaataacactactgttgtttttccttaactttttcaTAGTCATTGCATTACTATGAATATgtaccaattttttttcccattgcaTCATCcaccatccatctatctcttctACTGCAAGTTACTTGCCTCAGTGGTGAAATCAGAGTCAATTACAGCAGCTCCCTGATGAGAGGGTACTATACAATGTGAGATGAAGGCATAGATAAAAATAATCTACTTTAGTGtatagtaaagaagaagaaagaaagaaagaaaaaaaaaaaaaaagagagagagagagagaatctttttaTTACAAGATGTGGTAACAACAATCATTCTGCAGTGTAGAGTTGTCTTTCAATACAAACTGACTGTTGTCCAATACATTATATTCTACAAGAAGATACTaccctgctttccttcctgcaTGCCGTGATGAATGAATACATCATGGATCCTTTCATATGACAgatttttattataataatttGTAAGTACCATGAAAATATCAATATAGAATAGCTGATATTGATGTTAGcaatataagagagaaagagagagagagagagagagaagtttcctTTCAAACGTCTAAGCAATCCTGCATCATTATTTAATGGAACTAGTATTTTCACTGaccttccctcctcatccttcccctaTATCcctattcctttccctcccctcctcacccATTCACTTTTCCAtctcccccttttcccctttgcCTACAAACAGGGGACGGAGTCTGTGCTGCTCACAGAGAGGCGTGGATGTTGATAGAGCCTAAAGGCCCACACCTGGAAAGTGCAAACAATCGCAAACCAGCCGCCCACTGCTcctttgatgatgataataataatgatatgataataataataataataataataataataataataattataataataacaataatgataataataataataataatgataataataataataataataactgataatactaacaataataacaataataataataataataataataataataataataataataataacaataataaaaacaataagtgatgataataataataataataataacaacaacaataattcttataataattataataataataataataatagtagcaataatgctaataataataataatattattattattatttttattattattattattattattattattattattattattaattataataacaacaacaacaacaataaaaaagtaataataataatagtaataaagaataaataataataataataataataataataataataatattattattattattttttattattatcaattataataataataacaacaacaacaaaacaaattataataataataacaataataataatgataataatgataataataataataatattattattatttttattattattattattactactattattattattattattattattattattattattattattaattacaataataacaattattgttattattattattattatcattattattatttttattattattatttttattgttatcaattataataataataacaacaacaacaaaactaattataataataataacaataataataatgataataatgataatgataataataataataataatatttttttttattattattattattattattattatgtgtgtgtgtgtgtgtattgtgtataataataataataataataataataataataataataataataataataataataataataataataataataataataataataataataataataataacgacgacgacgacaacaacaacaacaacaataacaacaataatcattGCTATAATCAAAACTAAGCCGACAATAACAGCGTAGTGTTTGACAGAAGCGTAAAGCAGCAGAAGTGAATATTTATGTAGGATTGTGGTTATTTTTGCGCCTCACGTCCAAAGCCAATTATCTTTGGCGGTGAGACATTGCAGGGAAACCAAGAGTTGTCACCCCGCGCTGTGCAATGCCTCCCCGCGCAGCCTGCCACGCCCACCAGCCTGCTCGCGCCTCCTACCGCCctgatatttattattttttatttacctatctggtttcttatccatcttttttttatatttagcatGGAAAAGAtagcagacagaaaaaaaaaaaaaactgcagaacAAACTTATTTcattgcgacacacacacacacacacacacacacacactgtcatgtCCTTTTCAGTACgtacatacaaaacaaaaacaaaatggcaCTGTCACATACACCTCTACACATATTTAATGTATTTCGCTCATGTCTCTGACTCGTGTcgtatttgcttttcttttttccgatTTTCGTTTCCGTCACAAAGTTTATCTTGTGCATTGTcttacctttcattttttttttcctttttaacaacAGTAATATATCCATGCAATTTCATAATTCGGCGTCACGTGACCTATTTGTCGCGGCGCCACATAAGGAATTCTTTTAATCACTATAGTCACTGGCAACTAAAACATCGGCAGTAAGTTATTATCTTCTATGCAAGCCTTCTTACCCTCTTCTGCGCCATCTGCCCACGACTTGAACTCGACCATTTAAAAGAgaaatttcaaaacatttatcccattaTTTTGGCCAACTCTCTTGATCTAGCTTGTTCGAGGACTAGCATCTCAGTAGGCCTTTTTGTTTGAtagttttttgttgtctttggccagttttcccctcttacataaaaaacaacaacaacaacaacaacaactggcaACAGTCCTCTGTCACTACAATCTAACATTCTCCTCCGGACCCatgaattattttttcttccttatctcctcgtCCGTTCTTTCCAAGAACATAGCCTACAGTCTGTACTGTCTATCAAACTACACATGTTTGTATATCATCCCTCACCCCTGCCATACGTTATTAGTGCAAGTAGTAACTCTAAAATATGAAATTCACAAATGAATTTTTACAACTTAATTGAAATTCGCTTTTATTGTCTACATCTTCCACCTACTTGCCAAACCAGTCATCACatacattttcattttactcttAAACCATGCAttatatgaatatatgtctgtatatgcgcagagagagagagagagagagagagagagagagagagagagagaaagggggagggggtaGTCCTGGCAGTGTTTAAGGCGTAACTCAATGGTGGCGAGGGAAACGGTGCTCTTAACCTTACTCTAGAACTTAAAATCAACCGAACTCACAATAATATTATAGTCATGTATCTTTGCCAGACGTCCCCAAGACATTGCCCCATGCCAAACTATCGTACGAAACCACAAAGGTTGGTTGATTAGACTTCTTTGtctacattgaaaaaaaaaaaagaataaataaataaaataaataaataaataaaaaatagataaaaaaaaacatattacacacacatttcttccaTACCCATCCATGATccatcgccacacacacacacgcacacacacacacacacacacacactgttgttaCGTGAATGGCTGttgatgggaaaaaagaaaaaaaaacgaaagaaaaataggaaaaggaaaatatgccaATATTTACATGATGACTTACCAATTCTATATAAACGAATTCAAAAGCGACACAAGGAAACATCAAGTAAGAAATTTTTGGAAGTTTAAAGAAGCTCGTCTTGACTATGCATAAGGGAACCACAGTTTACAGATACCTGGCAAGAAGAAAAACCGCAGAAGTAATTACCAACAACGTATTATCATTTCAAGACACTGGAAATCAATACAATCAATACAGTCTACATAATGGAGGGCTCAAATGTAAAATTAATGAACTGATTTAATACAAACCTATCTAACGTATAACGCGAATGAGAATGTTGTGTAATTTCCATATCATCTCACCACCAAGGAGCCTCTGGTCACCAGCAACTTTATTCGTATACTCAAGAACATAACACCATACTAATGAATATCAAATAAAGAGCTTATCTTCATCAGTGAGAAAATGGTTAAGCTCGAGTGTTACGTAATCATTGaatactatgagagagagagagagagagagagagagagagagagagagagagagagagagagagacgctcaaGATTGTAATAAAGTAAGCTTTTTAAATGAGGAATCCTAACTTCAGTCTTATATTTTTACTCTAGTGGCAAGTGtgctaaaaaaaaggaaaaaaagttatcggaggtgaaaataataataagacggTGTCTTAAAAATTTAGTGTTTAACCGtatcaaggaaaaaatgaaaggagtatTCAATATTTCTTAAAAATAAAGTAGTTTAAAGTACTAAAGATAATGCGAGGCAAAGACAAGTCTGCATGTGTTTTCTGCACATAAATTTTCGCTATGTTGAAGTCTACAAGCTACTTTGCAATAAAAACCTCCTTTGTCCAGGGAAAAATATTCGGGGCTAAAGCCACGAATGGTCAGCCCTTACTACGACACTTGGAAAGACAGACATGTGTGTTTACAGGACCTTGGTGAATACTACTGTGGAAAGACGGCTCGTACGACactgcaacgtgtgtgtgtgtgtgtgtgtgtgtgtttgtaaaaagTAAAACTTTGGAACGCTTTACTGTGGGCTTAAACGTTTAGATTGGCGCACGGGAGGTTGGTGAAAGGTGTAGGCTGTAGGGAATGATCTATATTGTAGAGGGAAAACACAGGAAACAGTTACAAAGGGGAATTCCTCGTGAGAGAAGAGTTTCGGAAGGAGTATCACATCAGTGAAACTTGATTTGATTATGTAATTCTTTCAAATCAAATATGCACAAAGAGTCTTATTCTGCACATGGTTGTCTTTGATGATGTTTCTGAGACCATGGAATAAATTGCCAGGGGCGCCAAAAGAACTTCAGGCTGTAAGAGCCTGGCCTGGAAATTTCATGTTCAGTAATGAAAAATGTCATGCATGTAATGAacgcgagagaaagagagagagagagagagagagagagagagagagagagagagagagagagtatgtaggtaggtaggtaggtaggtaggtaggtaggtaggtaggtaggtaggtaggtaggtaggtagatagatagatagatagatagatagatagatagatagatagatagatagatagatagataaagaacagCAATACATACTTAACATAGGCGCCTGAAGTGGCGACTACTACTGTATTGGTCCACATCACAGCATGGCCATGGTAAggtaggaagagagatgaagctTTCCTGCACCTCCCTCCAGAAATACTACTTACCTGAACCACGTGAAGGCGTCTCTGTTTATCGCGGCCTGACATCCTGGTGAGTTAGAGCGATGCTGGGTGCCGTGATCGCTTCGTCCGGCACCTTCACGCCATTAATCTAGTGTGGAGAAGAGATAggaacataaataaaacaaaacaagataacGAAGAAAAGTGCCAGATAcatatatagtatttttttcctatcaacCTGAAACCAACACTAATAAGAAAACTGATGAAACCAAGTGATAAAGCGGTCGTGTTTCTTTCTTGTGCCACACATTGAAACTGTGGAAGACAAGACGACACCACGCCAATTTACGGCGCCACACGACCCTCAGCACACGTGGCTTCTGGCCTATCAACAGGTACACACACTCCTCTCGGCATACGCCCCTGCTGCAGCACAAATAGCCCGCCAAGAATTAACTCCAGACGAATGGACACCCGTGCAACTCTGGCATGAcccccaccatctctctctctctctctctctctcttggatctAAAAGCGTCTGGTGTTGCTCCAAGATGTTCAGCCTCAGCAGCTCCACGCCCCTTTGCTTGGGGTTGGGCTGAGAGAAGACTATTGAGCTTATAATTTCTCTCGCCGTTTCCTTCTGCGGAAAAGCTGCGGCAACCTATAGGTAGCATACAGGAGGCACGTATGTACGATCAGGGACGATGTAAATCACGTCAGTTTGATCTTCATTCCATTAGAAACTACTttaaactctttcttcttttctagtggatgaaaatgaaaaatattttacttccttcattttctttttttgtgcacTGGGTCAGTCTGCATATAATGTAAGAAAAAGTTTAgtctgcttttatttttctatattcttttctaagaggaagaggaaaaaaaaagcttagtcTGTTCTAATTCTTGAAATGATCAAAGaagaagggagtgaggaagggaggccaTCCGGAAGGAAAGCTCACAGTGGAAAGACATGAGTAACTTGAAAAGAGGTTTAAAATGGCTATAAAGttataatcgtgtgtgtgtgtgtgtgtgtgtgtgtgtgtgtgtgtgtgtgtgtgtgtgtgtgtgtgtgtgtgtgtgtgtgtgtgtgtgtgtgtgtgtgtatgtgtgatggagggagggagagaggagaacatGTAACAATAAGAATGCAGTAAGTTCACCGCCAACCCATAcaactaataaaataattttcTCCATTGCTTTACATCATGAATATTGTATAACAGGGAGAGGCTATCAGGGTGTTAAATAGGTACGTGCACTTCCCTACACTACAACGCACATATGCTACTGTGATGTATCGAGTAACAGCTGGGGTGTTGATCTAGGTCACTCACTTGACAGATGAATCAGGGTTGTTACCAGCACGTGTCAGTTTCACAGGTGAGACTTGCAAGAACTGTCTGACAGGTAATATACTGGTTCTAATGGCATACTGCGCACCTTTTTGCTCCTGGCACGTATTCAAATGCcctttaaaaaaataatgagtgaaagaatTCATAAGCAATTTCCTGGACCTTACTCAGAGTTGGCAGGAGGCGCGGGGCCTAAAATATACCCGGGAAGTGGCGAGGTTtgagggtggtgggtggtgcgcGCATCCCAGTATAAAGAcacacccttcctctctttccttagtCGACGGCTTGCTATCGTGGTGACGGACGTCGCTCAGTGACCCGGTGAATTTAGATCAGACACCGCAATGTCTTCAGTCCAGAAGAAGACCACCACTAAAACCACTAAAACTGTGACCACCAAGAAAACGGAACATGTGCAATCGTCCTCGGTGGACCAGTCTGCCGATGTGCAAGGCGCCATCGCACAAAAAGCCAACACCCTCTCAATTGTCAAGAAAGGTCAGTTTTTAAATGACGCGTACTTTGAGGACACCCGCCAAGACTTCCAGGACGCCATTCAAGATGTGCTAACAAAGTGGGGCGACAAGTCAAAGCCGACCAATGATATTAACAGTTACAGGGACCTCAGAACTCGGGACCTTCGTGATGAAAATCAGGCCATAAAATCATCCGAGGACCAGCGTTACCATAAGGTGAATAACCCTGGCCCGTGCGCACTGCTATACAGGCTTCATGCATTACCAACGGAAAAGGTTACGTATGTGAATTGTACAATGATAATTTTCCCAttccatctatttattattagaTCGTAGTGGACGTTCAGGACTTCATCAATGGAGGGGACGTGAGCGTGAAGACCCTCGATGAAGTGGAGATAGTGGTGGAGGGACGCGTCCAAAAGAAAGTAGGCAATACTACCTCCACTAAGAGCTTCAAGCGGACCTTCATTCTCCCCGACATTGTGCCCGAGTCCATCACTTCTGTGGTGTCTTCCGACGGTGTGCTTATCATCAAGGCTCTCAAAAAGGTTGGTTTCCTAACTGCTGTGTTTGGGACACTGGCTTGTCAGTACATCAATACACGTACATGATAATAACCTGAACAAGTTTAAACAGATGACCTAACCTTCCTTCATCCGGAGACATAAATGCTACCACTCAGTTCCATACatgtattgttattatgatcattatgatcattactattattaccagtattattattattattatgaggcgGGCGATGTTTATGGTCTTGTCATACCACAGGAATCAGAACAGGACGTGAGTGAGTCCGTCACTGTCCAGAAAAAAGTTGTGACGAAGCAACAGACTTCCACCTCCACTGTCGCGACAAGCGGCCAGCAGGATGTCAAGCAGATCGCTATCAATGTGCAGGAGACTCACCCCACTGTGACCAGTCCTCAGCctgaacagcagcaacagacgGTAACCGTGACCAAACAGGTTACGTCTACCACCAGCGACAAGGGCAGCAAGCCACTGCCGATCACAAAGAAGGGCGGCTTCTTTGAAGACACCTTCTTCGAGGATTGCCGCAAGCACTACCAGACGGCGGTGAAGCAAGTGTTGCAGAAGTTCAACGTGACTTCCGCTGGCACTGATGACATCACAACATACCGCAACTTGCGCCAGAAGGACCTTAGGGAGGAGAACCAAGTCGCGACCGTTGATGATGAGGAACAATTCCAAAAGGTCAGTATTCATGATGCTTCCACCACTTAAATACGCACGTAATTCCGTTATTACTttacttgctgctgctgctactggtgctaCTATTGTTATTCCTGCAGTCAATTACGTCTATTCTTGCTGTCTGTTCGTGCGGGGAATGATCATGAGACGAATCTAATAGAGACTTGTTAGAAAAGGGACaattttcactatcattatcattaccaagaGGTTAAGAACAGCAGAGATCCCACATACTTGGCGACCAAACTTGCCAAGATATTAAAGAAAGGCGTTCATGGTGAGGAATCAGTTGTAGTTGCCTCCTTCCATGTCTTAGAGATGTaggcttcaatttttttttcaatgaaaaTCTCAACCTATCTTGGAGTAAAGTTCACGACTTGTCTTTAGAACACTTCACATGACAAGTCTCGCATGCAAATCGGTATAATTTAAAAAAGAGACACCAAAAATGAAATGTTCATAcctatttatacatatatatatatgaaataaataaatacggaGAATATTGCACGTTAGAAATCAGTTTAATTCTAATACCGTGGCCATAACCTGTCTCATGGAATACTCTTTAAAGAACTCAAAGATACATCTAGAAAACGTTTCTTTCCAGATCATTGTGGACGTCAAAGATTTTATGAACGGCGGCGAAGTGACCGTGAAGACCGTGGATGACAGGGAGGTGGTCATCGAGGGTCGCGTCGAGAAGAAGGAGGGTAACAAGACTACCATCAAAAGCTTCTGCAAACGCTTCGTCCTGCCAGAAGACATCCTTGTAGAGTCCGTGACGTCTGTTGCATCATCTGATGGAGTGCTCACCATCACAGCGCCAAGGAAGgtaaggccagagagagagagagagagagagagagagagagagagagagagagagagagagagagagagagagagagagagagagagagagagagagagagagagagagagagagagagagagagtgggggggtggaggagaaacagagagagtgTTTCCATCTATTAACGTAAACTTGGTTTCAGCCTTCAGAAGGTAAAGACGTGAGCGATTCCGTCACTGTCCAGAAAACAGTTGTGACGAAGCAACAGACTTCCACCTCCACTGTCGCGACAAGCGGCCAGCAGGATGTCAAGCAGATCGCTATCAATGTGCAGGAGACTCACCCCACTGTGACCAGTCCTCAGCctgaacagcagcaacagacgGTAACCGTGACCAAACAGGTTACGTCTACCACCAGCGACAAGGGCAGCAAGCCACTGCCGATCACAAAGAAGGGCGGCTTCTTTGAAGACACCTTCTTCGAGGATTGCCGCAAGCACTACCAGACTGCGGTGAAGCAAGTGTTGCAGAAGTTCAACGTGACTTCCACTGGCACTGATGACATCACAACATACCGCAACTTGCGCCAGAAGGACCTTAGGGAGGAGAACCAAGTCGCGACCGTTGATGAAAGCACCGATGTTCACAAAGtaagtgacttttttttattaaatttatcAATAAGATCTTTTGCATGACTGGAATGAAAGCTTATTTCCATCACAACGCTTATTCCAGATCATTGTGGATGTGAAAGACTTTACGGACGGTGGCGAGGTGACTGTGAAGACCGTGGACGAGAGGGAGATAGTTATCGAGGGTCGCATcgagaagaaggaaggcaacAAGACCACCATCAAACGCTTCTGCAAACGCTTTATCTTGCCTGAGGACATCCTTGTGGAATCCGTGACGTCTGTGGTATCTTCTGATGGAGTGCTCACCATCACAGCAAGGAAGAAGGTGGACTTGCAAGCCCTGTATATACTCACAATGAGATTATAGTCATACAGATGTGTTTTCTAACAGTGACTAACAAGCCATTATTCACtataattcatttatttgttatttgttgttgtgatgatgataatgatgatgacgatgactatgatgatgatgatgataataataataataatagtaataataataataatgaaaataatgataataacaacaacaactataataataatgataataataataataatgataataatgataacaataacaataataatagtaacttattattattaatattattattattattattattattattattattattattattattattattaatattattactattattattactattattgttataattattattattgttattattattattattattattattattattattattattattattgttattattattattattattattattattattattattattattattattattattattattattattattattattattattattattattattattattattattattattattattattattattattattattattattattattattattattattattattattattattattattattattattattattattatataataataataataataataataattattattattattattattattattattattattattatcattatccttacTATTATAATAATTGTCATCATAACCATTTTGTAAATGCTGTCAAAAGTAAAAGCATGTCATTGTTACAGGTTGTTGACAGTGGAGCTGAGACGACACAAGTCATTCAGAAAAAGATTACTTCAACAGTACAAACCCAACAAGTGACGGACAAATCCTCAGAGgtgcaagagaaaaaagacactcAGCAGACTAAAGTCACAAAAATCAAGAAGACCAAAGTCGTcaccattacctccaccacTGTTCCCTTCTTTAATGACCCGACTTACATTGAGGATGTCAAGGACTTCCAAgaggccatcaccaccatcatcaagaaGATGAACTTAACAATCAAAGACACTGATACTTTCACTGCTTACAGAAACCGTCGCAAGATCAACCCTAGAAATGAAAATCAGGCCATTTCCGAAAAAGAAACCGACACCGTGAAAAAGGTGCGTCAAGTGATACTATACCGTTCCTGTGTGAGAAATCATTCATTCTGCAGGCTTTCACTTAGGTGTATTTGTTTTCTTGACGTTCCATGACACATTCTAAACCTTTCCATTATACAGCACGGCAACACGCACATGACTCTAACCTAGCATAGGACAGTTCTGTACAAAGATATCACCACTCATTAGAAAGTTTTTACAGGGTACAGATACAACACTCTTAGCATcttaaaacgtgtgtgtgtgtgtgtgtgtgtgtgtgtgtgtgtgtgtgtgtccatcccgTTCGGGATTTACGGGGCATGGTTCTAGCAGTCACCTGATGATCATATATGCCAATTAGAGAATGACGAATCATTTTATGATTTTATGTACATAAAATCAAACTCTCAAAATTGAACTTAAAGCATATAAACAATTCCAGATTATCATGGACGTATGTGACTTCATCGGCGGTGTGACAGTGAAGGTGGACGAACAGATACTGACAGTGGAAGGGAAAGGCAATAGACACACAGAGGGTGGTGGCGTCCAGACCTTCAGCTTCAACCGCCAGTTCATTCTGCCTGATGATGTGAATCCTGACGACATCACAGCCGTCATGACTCCTGAGGGAAtccttatcatcaccatcatcacgaaGCAAGCTGTCACCTCATCGATGgtcacaaagaaagaaactcacgtcaagaaggaaataacagaagtgaaggaagaacctAAGAAAGTCCCTACTGAGGACGTCACTCAGAAaacaaccacaactactacgAAGACCACCAGGACCGTCACCATTACTACCAAAGGTCCATTCTTCAACGACCCGACCTTCGTGGAGGACGTCAAGGACTTCCAGGAGGCCATCACCACAATTATCAAGAAGCTGAATTTGACTGTCACCGAGGATATTTTCACTGTCTACAGGAACTACCGCAAGAACAACCCAAAAATTGAAAATCAAGCCGTCTCGCAAAAAGACACAGACACCATTAAGAAGGTAAGACATTTTGCTAATCTACGGAACAGGAAGTATTATTCTGTAGAGGCGTTGACGTtaaaaagagatggaacagTTGCTACTTTGAAAATTAATAGACCTTCAATGCGCATAATGCATTGTATCTTCTATAAGATTAAAGATATCTGAAACTAAGTAAGCATTTCGTTTCTAAGAAAAAGTGCAAGAGAGCGGGTTTGAAGATTATATGAATCTAGTTGCCGATATAGTTTATCACCATATTTACTTTTGTGTTCATTCTTAAAGCATTCGCAGAATCTCACAAAATTATAAA
The sequence above is drawn from the Portunus trituberculatus isolate SZX2019 chromosome 41, ASM1759143v1, whole genome shotgun sequence genome and encodes:
- the LOC123516543 gene encoding uncharacterized protein LOC123516543 isoform X21, coding for MSSVQKKTTTKTTKTVTTKKTEHVQSSSVDQSADVQGAIAQKANTLSIVKKGQFLNDAYFEDTRQDFQDAIQDVLTKWGDKSKPTNDINSYRDLRTRDLRDENQAIKSSEDQRYHKIVVDVQDFINGGDVSVKTLDEVEIVVEGRVQKKVGNTTSTKSFKRTFILPDIVPESITSVVSSDGVLIIKALKKESEQDVSESVTVQKKVVTKQQTSTSTVATSGQQDVKQIAINVQETHPTVTSPQPEQQQQTVTVTKQVTSTTSDKGSKPLPITKKGGFFEDTFFEDCRKHYQTAVKQVLQKFNVTSAGTDDITTYRNLRQKDLREENQVATVDDEEQFQKIIVDVKDFMNGGEVTVKTVDDREVVIEGRVEKKEGNKTTIKSFCKRFVLPEDILVESVTSVASSDGVLTITAPRKPSEGKDVSDSVTVQKTVVTKQQTSTSTVATSGQQDVKQIAINVQETHPTVTSPQPEQQQQTVTVTKQVTSTTSDKGSKPLPITKKGGFFEDTFFEDCRKHYQTAVKQVLQKFNVTSTGTDDITTYRNLRQKDLREENQVATVDESTDVHKIIVDVKDFTDGGEVTVKTVDEREIVIEGRIEKKEGNKTTIKRFCKRFILPEDILVESVTSVVSSDGVLTITARKKVVDSGAETTQVIQKKITSTVQTQQVTDKSSEVQEKKDTQQTKVTKIKKTKVVTITSTTVPFFNDPTYIEDVKDFQEAITTIIKKMNLTIKDTDTFTAYRNRRKINPRNENQAISEKETDTVKKIIMDVCDFIGGVTVKVDEQILTVEGKGNRHTEGGGVQTFSFNRQFILPDDVNPDDITAVMTPEGILIITIITKQAVTSSMVTKKETHVKKEITEVKEEPKKVPTEDVTQKTTTTTTKTTRTVTITTKGPFFNDPTFVEDVKDFQEAITTIIKKLNLTVTEDIFTVYRNYRKNNPKIENQAVSQKDTDTIKKIVIDVCDFVGNVTVKVVDRELVIEGEGKRPTETGTTQTFKFNRRFSLPDDVTPDDITAVMSSEGVLVITIIRKIKVTQVKDTTETKKTTTSTTKTTRTVTITTTKTTFFNEPTFVEDVKDFQEAIMTIIKKLNLTVTETDVFTAYRNKRMINPRNENQAISEKETDTIKKIIMDVCDFIGCVTVKVDEQILTVEGKGNRHTEGGGVQTFSFNRQFILPDDVNPDDVTAVMTTEGILIITIIKRKTVTSSVVTKEQTQIKKEITEVEAKKTPTPEQPKKVPVEEPKKTPEEPKKAPEAPKAPEEPKKAPEAPKAPEEPKKAPEAPKAPEEPKKAPEAPKAPEEPKKAPEAPKAPEEPKKAPEAPKAPEEPKKAPEAPKAPEEPKKAPEEPKKAPEAPKAPEAPKAPEEPKKAPEAPKAPEAPKAPEAPKAPEEPKKAPEAPKAPEAPKAPEEPKKAPEAPKAPEEPKAHEASKAPEEPKKAPEASKAPEEPKKAPEAPTAPEEPKKAPETPKAPEEPKKAPEAPKAPEAPKAPEEPKKAPEAPKAPEAPKAPEEPKKAPEAPKAPEAPKAPEEPKKAPEAPKAPEEPKKAPEAPKASEEAKKAPEAPKAPEAPKAPEAPKAPEEAKKVPEAPKAPEEPKEDVSKKTTTKTTTKTTRTVTITTKGSFFKDSTFVEDVKDFQEAITTIVKKLNLTVTEDVFTVYRNYRKNNPKNENQAVSQKDTDTTKKIVIDVCDFLENVTVKIVEHELVIEGEGKRPTETGAIQTFKFNRRFSLPEDVTPDDVTAVISSEGILIITIIRRIKITQTKKDTTDVQQKETKKVATTEEDVTKKTTTTTTKITKTVTITTKGPFFNDPSFVEDVKDFQEAITTIIKTLKLTATEGCFHRLQELPQEQPKERKPSCLTERYGHHQEDRD